TGGAGGAGAAGATGATAGCCAGCGATCCGAGGGCCATGCTGATGGCGCAGCTCCAACCTTGGCACGATGCCATTTCCGATCCGGTGGGCGCACAGCAGAACGTATTGCATCGTTTGCTGCAGGATTACGCCAAGACGAAATACGGCGCAGAACACGGCGCCTTACAGGTCGATTCCATCGAAACATACCGCCAGGCGTTTCCCATCATGACCTATGAAGAATTCAAGCCGCTGATCGACCGCGTCATGGCGGGTGAAATGGATCTCTTACTGGCGGAACCGCCCATCGGCTGGGCGATCACTCGCGGCACCACCGCCGGAGAGTCGAAATTCATCCCCATGACCCCGACCGACCTGGCGATGCGGGTCGCCGCCGGCCGCGCTATGATGAACTACGTCTTGGAGAGCGGCCGTTTCGATCTCTTCCAGGGCGTCAATCTCAACTTGAACTTTCCATCCTACGTCGGCACGGTCAAGGTCGGCGATCGGGAGCTGGCCTACGGCTACAGCTCCGGGATATATACCAAATTCGTCTCGGAGAAAACCCCCATCCATTCGATGCCCACACAAGATGAGATCGATGCACTCGGAGGCGGAAAGACGATACGCGACTGGGAAGCGCGTTTCGAGCTGGCCTACCAACAATGCAAGGATGAAAACGTTACTCTCGTGGGTGGAGTCGCGCCGACGGCTTTACGTTTTGCACGCTACCTACGGAAAAAACACAAAGTGTATCCGAAGAAACTGTGGAAAACGCAAATCATGACCCTCGGCAGCGTTCCAGGAATCAACACGCACCACAAGGCGGCATTGACTGCGCTTTACGGACCTGTTGCAATCCGGGAAATATACGGAGCCACCGAGGGAACGTTCGGCCAGCAGCTCGACGAGAAAAAGGCCTGGGTGCCGAATTATGACTTGTTCCTCCTGGAAGCCGCGACACGCTCCGGGATTAAAATGCTGCACGAGATGCGCGACGGCGAGATGGGCAATCTCGTCGTTTCCACCCCCATATTGCCGCGTTATGCAATCGGAGACCGTATCCTTTGTGTGGAAAAACCCTGCTACCGCTGTATCGGCCGCGATCGCTGGTGGACGCCTCTCGAATACGCCTGGAACGAGTTCTCCACATTAAATATGGGTCGATTGTAAGATCCAATCGACCCACTGCAGCCGCATGTCAATTCTCAGATCAGGTTTTCTTTCGAGTTCCGCGAAAGATGATCGATAACCCGAGGACGATGATGATCAAAGGCCAGATCAGGTCTGAATTGGTAATGTCGCCCAATCCACTCCCGAACAGGATCACACCGAGAAAGAGACTCCCTCCAACGGGACCGCGGTACGCTGGCACGGTGAGGCGGATCAACACCTCCGCCAACAGGATCAAACCGGCGCCTGCCGTTACATAAGACCAGGCTCCCGCATTCCCGGGCAGATTCACGTCCTCCAGATAACCCATATTCCAAATCAGAAAGAAAACCCCAGCCCAGATCAAGATCGCCGCCCAAACGATGGCGGAAAGCGGATCGCGGCTCCATTTCTCATCCCACCGCTTGCCCATTTCCTTTTCGTGGGACTTTTCATCCATCTTTTCATCCCTCCCCCATTCTTTCTCTTCTTTTTCGTTCATCGGGGTGTTTTTCTTGTCAGCCATCTCCTCTTGCCTCCTCCTGATCCTATGATGAGATTTCAATACCACGCGGGTAAAAGAAAAAGATCGAATCCTGAGTCTAGATCAGATTGCATTGCCGAACGACCCCGGCAAAAATCTGGCCTTGTGATGTTGCAGCAGGCAGCCTTGGGCTCGAGGCCGCCAAACTTCGTGCAATTGGTAAATTGTTTCCAACAAGATGCTTCTAGATTGACACGAATAATGGATAAAGCAACCCGGCCACTGAAAATATGATACACGAGAAAAGGCCTAAACTCAATTTGCAAGCCATTGCGTCGAGGGAGACCCCCGATCGAAACAAAAATCAATGGTCGTAGATAATTACGTCATCGACGAATGCAGTTGGATATAGATTATTCCGATGTTTCCGAGACGTTCGTCCGTACCTGCTCACTCCAGCGTGCCCGCAGATGCACACCGAACCTCGAAAGCATTTGGTGAAATCTGCTGCCGGCCGTACGTATCTGGGGAATGCGCAGGACGAGCAGCAGCACCACAACCGTCATGTAGACCAGTGGTACGCGGATATCCGATTTTACCAACCATGTGTAGTGCACCGTCGCAAGGAACGCCCCGAGATATACGAAACGATGCAGGCGTTTCCAATTCTTTCCCAGCCTGCGCTGCCAACTCCGGGTCGAGGTGATCACCAAAGGTATGAGCAGCAGCCCGGAGGCGAGACCCACCAACGCAAAACGCTTATTGAAAAGCGCGTCCTTCAACGATCCGAAATCGAAACTGTAGTCGATTCCGATGAAAATGAAGAAATGCACCGCCACGTAACAGGCCGCATAGAGGCCGAACCACTTGCGCACAGGGATTAATTGCTTGAAGCCAAAAAGGGTATTCAACGGCGTAATCGCCAGCGTAATCGTCAGCAAGACCAGTGCGGTTTTGCCCGTACGCAGCGTCGCCGCCTGAATGGGGTTGGCCGTGAGGTCATTCCGGTACCAATCAAAAATCAGCAGACCCATCGGCGTCAGGGCTGCTGCATGGGTGACGAGTTGGATGCCTATCCGGCGCAATCTTGTCATCAGAAAAAGATCGATGGGCTCATGTCGGGATAGAGGGAAGCGACCTCATCGGCATACCCGTTGAAGAGCAGGGTGTCTCTTCGGCTAATTTCTCCGATGCGGCGCTCTTTTGCTTGAGACCAGCGAGGATGAGGCACATCGGGGTTGACGTTGGCGTAAAATCCATACTCATTTGGCGAAGATGCCATCCAAAGAGACGTCGGCTGTTCCGAAACCAGATCGATCTTGACGATCGATTTGATGCTTTTAAATCCGTATTTCCAGGGCACGACCAGCCGGATCGGCGCGCCGTTTTGAGCCGGCAGACTCTTACCGTACAGCCCGGTGGCCATGAGCGTCAGATCGTGCATGGCCTCATCGATGCGCAATCCTTCGACGTACGGCCATACATACCAGGGACTTTGTTGATTTGTCATTACGTCCGGATCATACAGCGTTTCAAAGCGTACGTATTTAGCATCCGCCATCGGTTCGACGTCCTCCAATAAACGGGCCAGGGGAAAGCCATTCCAGGGTATCACCATCGACCACCCCTCGACGCATCGCAGACGATAGACACGTTCTTCCTTCTCGAAGCCGGTCAAATCATCAAGATTGTAGATCTTTGGGTTATGGACCAAACCTCCGACTTCGACCTGCCACGGCGAAGTTCGGAAATTGCCAACGAGATCGACAACGGTCGTCTTGTCCGGTGTAAATTCGTAAAAATTGTTGAAATGGGTGATGTCAGTGTAACTGTTCACCGGGTCGCCCAATTCATCCGTTGATGCGCTGCTTTCCGGCTGCATCGCATCATCGGCCGACGAAAGCGCAGTTGCGACGCCTCCACCGCAAGCCGCCAGGAGCAGCGAGCCCGAGGCCAGCGCTCCTGCGCCTTTCAGAAAATCGCGTCTTGATAGATAAACGTGCTCCGGAGTAATCTCTGAGGGACGTATTTTCACCATTTCTACCTCCATATTCCAAGCCCAATACCAGCAATTCTACCGCAGACCATCCTCAGACCAGATTTTACCTCAGCACACCGAGCCGCGTTGCGCTGCATGAGGGAAGCATGACGATAATGCCATTATTTAACGCGTCAGAAGGTCAATCACGGCCAATCAGGAAAATTCGAGGAGACGAGAAAATGCTCGAGGACCGATTGCACCGAGGGAAACAGGAAGATGTCAATGTACCACAATTGAAGGAAAACGCCGGGACTGTCGGCTCACCCGGAATGTGCAGGGAGGTATTTGGTGATCTCCCTGCGGAACTGTTTGATCGAGAAAGGTTTGCTCACGAAAGCGTTAGCCCCAGCTGCCAAAGCCTGGCTTCGATCTTCCGGCATCGCCTTCGCACTGACGATAATCGTTGGGATATTGGACCATGCGGGCGCCGAACGAATCTTGCGCACGTGGCAGATCCCGTCGAGTTCGGGCATCATAATATCCGAGAGAATCAAATCCGGCGTACAGCACTCGAGCAGCCGCAACGCCTGGTGAACGTCATACGCCAGATGGACCTTATAACCGTCGGAAGTCAAGAATTCATGCATGATCGCGCAAAACACGGGATCATCATCGACAACGAGCACGACAGGATTACACTGATGCTGCATGGTTTTCGGACCTCTACTAGATGATATACATCCGTCAAGCTGCACGTTTTATGCCAGGCTGCATCTCGGAAGCGCACGCAGCTTTCTCAGCGAAGAACGGGAACGAAGAACTGCCTTCGCAACAAGATCGAGATAACTTGTCAATATCGATGGAAAAACAGCGGGATCACACAGATGAGAATGAAGAGCCGCAGTAGTTCACACCCGCTTCGAAGATTAGTGTTTCTTCTCCTTCGATCGCCTCATTGATGGACCTTTACCATCCAAAGTCTGCGTCTACTCCTCACGCTGTTTCGAGCTTCCCCTCATCATGTTCAACTCGCCTTCCAATTGCGCCATGCGGGTTTCATAGGCATCCTGGATCTCTTGACGAAATTCATCCTTCCGCTGCTGTATGCGCGCTCGAAATTCATCACCGGATGAAGGCGTCAGCAGTAATGCGGTTACGGCTCCGACGAGGGCGCCGCAGAAAGCGCCGGTGAGAAAGGTCATGAAACGTCGCATCGTACACCTCCGCTTGTAATAAATTATTCAGAAAAGTACCAAACGCCTGGAAACCTGTGCATATTCTCAGATGAAGCTCCATCGTCAGCGTAAATTTCCGCCGCTTCGGATTGTCGCTGCACTGTTTGTAACACCCATACCCCCGCGAAGCCTCACCGCACCTCGTCGATTGTGAGGGTGCAGCGCCTACCTGCTCGTTGAGACATTCTACACCTTTTCGCGACATTGCATTCGATCTGGTTGCCTATCCCAAAGTATCTGCGATATACTCGTAATTTGTCACAGATAATATCGCCCCGAACCACAGACCGGGAGAGATCCTCCCGGTTGTGCATGACGAGGAAAACGATATCAACGGAGGACGCCATGACCAAAGTCAGCATCAAGTACTGCGCCGTTTGACACTACACGGATCGAGCCATCCGTGCGATGGCTGAAGTGCTGCAGAAATATGAAACAAGGATTGACGAGATCACCCTTATCCCATCCGACGGCGGATGCTTCGAAGTCACGGTCGATGGCACCCTGGTGTACTCCAAACTCGCCACCGGACGTCACGTCGAATCGGGTGAGACGGCGAATTACGTCGGAGACCACCTGTAGGAGGAACTCCCATTGACTGCAAAGAAGGGGCGCGTCTTTTCCGGCGCCAGGCCGACCGGGCGCCAACATCTGGGCAACTATCTGGGTGCCATCAAGAACTACGTGGCGCTGCAAGATGAATACGAATGCATTTACTGCATCGTCGACCTGCATGCCTTGACGACACTCGAGACGACCAAATCGCTCAAGTCGAACACCTACGAGATGGCGCTCGATTGGCTCGCCGCAGGACTGCGGCCGGAAGAGACGATCATCTTCATCCAATCCCACGTCCCAGAAGTCACTGAGCTGCACACCATCCTTTCAATGGTCGTTGGGCTCGGGAAATTGACCGATCTGCCTACATTCAAAGAAAAAGCGCGGCAGCAGCCGCACAACATCAACTACGGCCTGGTGGGCTATCCGATTTTGATGGCCGCCGATATTGCGCTCTATAGGGCCGAATTCGTGCCTGTTGGAATCGACCAGGCACCGCACCTCGAATTTACCCGCGAGGTCGTGCGCTCGTTCAATCACCGCTACGAAACAAATGTGCTGATCGAGCCCCAGATGAAAAGCACGGAGGTCCCCAAAGTCCTCGGCACGGATGGCGTGCAGAAGATGAGTAAAAGCCTGGATAATCACATCGAACTGGCCGCTACACCGGAGGAGACCACTGCACGGGTGATGACCATGGTGACCGATCCACAGAGAAAGCGCCGCTCGGATCCAGGTGACCCGGACGTGTGCAACGTCTTCACGATGCACAAAATCTTCTCTACGGAGGCGGACGTCAAAGAGATCAACATCGAGTGCCGCCGGGCAGGCATAGGCTGCGTGGATTGTAAGAAGCGATTCGCCCAGAATCTGAACGCTCATCTCGCCCCCTTCCGGGAAAAACGATCCGGGCTCAGCGAAAATCCCGATCAGGTCTGGAATATATTGGTGGATGGGGCAGCCCGCGCCAAACGAATTGCCGCGCAAACGATGATCGAAGTACGCGAAGCCGTCGGACTGCCCTGACCTGCAGCTGCAAAAATGGGACATTTCCCTTCGGGTTCAAGGGATGACGAGCAGCCTGGTCGAATGATCGAACCGCTTCGAATCAGCTTCACCAGCCGGTTTAAAGGCGACGGAAGGTTCGGCTGGTCAGGTAACTGCACTTTGAAACTTCTTGCCGTATTGCGCTGAGATCGAGAAGGAGTCGAGGGCCATATGCGTGCGGTGCTGCAGCGCGTTCGCCGTGGGCGCGTGTCCATTGAAGGTGAAACCATCGCGGAGATCGACCGGGGGCTGGTCATCCTGATCGGAATCGGCCACGAGGATTCCGCAGAAGACGCCCGTCGGTTGGCGGAAAAATGCGCCGCGCTGCGAATCTTCGAGGACGATGCGGGTAAAACGAACCTTTCCGTTCAGGATATCGAAGGCCAGGCTATCGTGATCTCTCAATTCACGCTGTATGCCGACACACGCAAAGGCCGGAGGCCGAGTTTCACCAAGGCCGCCAGGCCGGAGACGGCAGAACCGCTCGTAGAGATCTTCGCAGCCCACTTACGAGATTATGGAGTTCCAACACAAACCGGTGTTTTTGGGGCGCACATGCTGGTGGACATCGAAAACGACGGGCCGTCTAAGATCCCAAAGCAACTCTATTCATCCATATTCGAATTTAGGATACTTTAGTAGAACGCACAAATATAATTGTTCCCTCGTAGTATTAGTCTTCTCCCGGTAGAATTGATCAATGCAAAGTATTGAATATTCCCGCTTAGGAAGATTCTTACGGTATGTAATCCGAATATTTATCCACGACTGAGACGCATAGGATCTCCCCAAATCCAGGCTGTATCGTATTACAATCCTGATTCTCAAATCGATGTTCGAATCAATTATCCTGGCAGGCTATCGTCAGCCGCTCGTCCGCAGCTTGAAAAATCTGCATGTTATAATCCCGTCGAAATACGAAAATTTGATCTATGGATAACTCTAGGAGGAAAAATCCATGAACATCGCATATGTAATTCGCGCTCTATCTACGGTATCCTGGTTGCTTTTTGTGGGAATCGTAATTCTGGCTGTCGTGCGCGCGGCACAAGGACGTAACATGAAATCTGCGCCGGTTATGGTCATCGCTACGCTTCTTTTTGCCATCGTCCTGACAACCGTGTCTGCCGGGCTCGTCTTCATCCGACCCGAACAACGTGGTGTTGTAATCTCGGCGCTTGACCCGCAAGGTTATAAATCTGAAGCGCTTCAACCTGGCTTGCGCTGGGTCGTTCCCTTCGCCGAAAGTGTGATTACGTACCCGATTTCAAGCCAGACCTACACGATGTCCATCGCGCCGGAAGAAGGTCAGGTGCAAGGAGACGACTCGGTTGCCGCCCGTACATCCGACGGCCAGGAAGTACTTATCGATGCTTCTGTGATTTTCGCCGTCGATCCCGAACAGGTTATCGACGTTCACATTCAATGGCAAGACCGGTACGACATCGATTTGGTCCGAGCAGTTTCCCGTGGCGTTATCCGCGACGAAGCCTCACAGTATCGCGTGGACGAGATCGTGAGTGCCAAACGACAGGAATTGATCCAGGGTATCGAAGCAGAATTGTCAGAGCAACTGCAGCAGAATGGGTTGATCCTGCGCAATTTTATCCTGCGTAACATTCAATTTTCACCGGAATACGCTGCCTCAGTAGAACAAAAGCAGATTGCCGAGCAGCAGGCGCAGCAGGCGGCTTTCGTGGTCCAGCAGCGCGCGCAGGAGGCCGAACAAGCCCGTAAGGTAGCCGAAGGACAAGCAGACGCCAATGTGATCGCCGCTGAGGGTCGTGCAGAGGCGCGCCTGATCGAAGCCGAAGCGGAAGCCAAGGCGCTCAAGATGATCGCCGACGCATTGCGCGATAATCCCGACCTGCTCACCTTCGAATACATCCAGAAGCTGGCGGACCAGATCCGCGTGATGCTCGTGCCTAACGACAACCCCTTCTTGCTGCCGCTGCCTTCGCTGGAAGAGGAAGGCGCAGTTACGGTTCCATCGACTCCCTAGATGACAACTTCCTCGAGTCGATCCGAAACACCAAAGGACTGGCCATTCAGGCCAGCCCTTTCATTATCTTTAAGGAATACGAATCACCCCATCTACGTCGTCCTGTAAGAATATATTTTCTCCGCCTTAGCTATCCGGAACGATCGAGACCGTCCCGCAGATCAGTAATAAGAATTTGTAGGGGCGGGTTTAAAGCCCGCCCTTACATCGCTATCTCGAACAGGAAGACGATGCGTGCGATTTAAAAAACCACGTCCTGTTTTCTGTCAAATCCGTGACATATTGGAAAATACCTAAATCGCTGCGGTTCCTTTCGTGTCGTCACGATAATGGCAGCCGCGGCTGGTGCGGTTGTGCTGTGCGGCAGCGGCGATGATGAGCGCGGCCTGAACGCTGTGACGCAGCCCGATCAAAGCGTCGTTCACACGTGTCGTACGATAGAAAACCTCGATGTCCTCTTTCAAGTGGTTCAGATCCCGCATGGCGCGTGCCAGGCGCCGTGTGGAACGCACCAGGCCCACGTAATGCCACATGGTGTGCTGGATGGTGCGCATGTCACGCCAGATCAATGCCGGATCGGCATCTTCCTCCAATCCCGCCTCTTCCCAGCGTGGAACTTCGTCCGGCTTTACATTGTCCGCTGCGCCGGTCGTGGCGATGTCCTTCGCCGCACGCACGCCCCAGACGAGACCATCCACGAGGGACGTGCTCGCCAGGCGATTGGCGCCGTGAACCCCGTTGCAGGCCACTTCGCCCACGGCATACAGGTTTTGAACGCTGGTGTGCGCCCACTCGTCCGTCCATACCCCGCCGCAGAAATAATGTGCAGCAGGTACGACCGGAATGGGCTGGCGGGTGATGTCCAGGCCCAAATCCAAGCAGCGCGCGTGGATCGTCGGGAAGCGCTCGCGGATGGCCTTGGCCGTCATGGCGGAGTGAATATCGAGCAGCACGTGGTCATAGCCATTTTCGATCATCTCGTGGTGGATGGCACGCGAGACGACGTCGCGCGGCGCCAGATCCCCCCACTCCGGATCGTATTTCTGCATGAAAGCGTCTCCCGCGGGGGTGAGTAAACGGCCTCCCTCTCCACGCACGGCTTCGGAGATGAGAAATCCCTCACCTCCAGGAACGGCGAGCGTCGTCGGGTGGAACTGCACATACTCGGCGTTGATGACCCGTGCGCCGGCACGATAGGCCATCGCCAGCCCGTCTCCTCGGGCCCCTTCCGGATTCGTAGTGTGCCGAAAGATACGCCCCAGGCCTCCCGTGGCGAGGATCGTCTTTCCCGCCAGGTAGCGGTGCACACTGCGCGTCGTCTGCTCGAAAACGTAGGCGCCGTAGCACGTGATCGTTCCGTAGACCGTCAGCGGATCGCTGGCATGATGGGGAAACGTGATCAGGTCGACGGCCGTCGCCGCAGGCACGATCTCGACGTTGGGTTCTCGATTCAAAGCGGCGACCATGGCCCGGATGATGGCCTTGCCCGTGGAATCCCCAACGTGCAGGATGCGCGGACAGGTGTGCGCCGCCTCCTGGCCGTAGGCCAATCCACCATCCGACGTGCGGTCAAAAGACACGCCGCAGTATTCGATCAGCAGTTGGCGAACGAGTTCAGGACCTTGTTCTGCGATGATGCGGGCGGAAGAAGGCAGGCTCAATCCTGCACCCGCAGCAAGGATGTCCTCCACCAATTGATCGGAACTGTCGCCTTCGCCCAGGGAAACGATGCCTCCCTGCGCGTAGCGCGTGTTGCTCTCTTCGGGCTCGGCGGCGCGAGTAATTACGATGATTTTCTTTTTTCGATCCTGCGCCAGACGCAGCGCCGTCGCTGCGCCGGCGATGCCACAGCCTATCACGAGCACGTCGCCGCGAACGG
The window above is part of the Anaerolineales bacterium genome. Proteins encoded here:
- a CDS encoding GH3 auxin-responsive promoter family protein, which encodes MIASDPRAMLMAQLQPWHDAISDPVGAQQNVLHRLLQDYAKTKYGAEHGALQVDSIETYRQAFPIMTYEEFKPLIDRVMAGEMDLLLAEPPIGWAITRGTTAGESKFIPMTPTDLAMRVAAGRAMMNYVLESGRFDLFQGVNLNLNFPSYVGTVKVGDRELAYGYSSGIYTKFVSEKTPIHSMPTQDEIDALGGGKTIRDWEARFELAYQQCKDENVTLVGGVAPTALRFARYLRKKHKVYPKKLWKTQIMTLGSVPGINTHHKAALTALYGPVAIREIYGATEGTFGQQLDEKKAWVPNYDLFLLEAATRSGIKMLHEMRDGEMGNLVVSTPILPRYAIGDRILCVEKPCYRCIGRDRWWTPLEYAWNEFSTLNMGRL
- a CDS encoding sulfoxide reductase heme-binding subunit YedZ, with product MTRLRRIGIQLVTHAAALTPMGLLIFDWYRNDLTANPIQAATLRTGKTALVLLTITLAITPLNTLFGFKQLIPVRKWFGLYAACYVAVHFFIFIGIDYSFDFGSLKDALFNKRFALVGLASGLLLIPLVITSTRSWQRRLGKNWKRLHRFVYLGAFLATVHYTWLVKSDIRVPLVYMTVVVLLLVLRIPQIRTAGSRFHQMLSRFGVHLRARWSEQVRTNVSETSE
- the msrP gene encoding protein-methionine-sulfoxide reductase catalytic subunit MsrP codes for the protein MVKIRPSEITPEHVYLSRRDFLKGAGALASGSLLLAACGGGVATALSSADDAMQPESSASTDELGDPVNSYTDITHFNNFYEFTPDKTTVVDLVGNFRTSPWQVEVGGLVHNPKIYNLDDLTGFEKEERVYRLRCVEGWSMVIPWNGFPLARLLEDVEPMADAKYVRFETLYDPDVMTNQQSPWYVWPYVEGLRIDEAMHDLTLMATGLYGKSLPAQNGAPIRLVVPWKYGFKSIKSIVKIDLVSEQPTSLWMASSPNEYGFYANVNPDVPHPRWSQAKERRIGEISRRDTLLFNGYADEVASLYPDMSPSIFF
- a CDS encoding response regulator, with product MQHQCNPVVLVVDDDPVFCAIMHEFLTSDGYKVHLAYDVHQALRLLECCTPDLILSDIMMPELDGICHVRKIRSAPAWSNIPTIIVSAKAMPEDRSQALAAGANAFVSKPFSIKQFRREITKYLPAHSG
- a CDS encoding YtxH domain-containing protein, translating into MRRFMTFLTGAFCGALVGAVTALLLTPSSGDEFRARIQQRKDEFRQEIQDAYETRMAQLEGELNMMRGSSKQREE
- the trpS gene encoding tryptophan--tRNA ligase, with the protein product MTAKKGRVFSGARPTGRQHLGNYLGAIKNYVALQDEYECIYCIVDLHALTTLETTKSLKSNTYEMALDWLAAGLRPEETIIFIQSHVPEVTELHTILSMVVGLGKLTDLPTFKEKARQQPHNINYGLVGYPILMAADIALYRAEFVPVGIDQAPHLEFTREVVRSFNHRYETNVLIEPQMKSTEVPKVLGTDGVQKMSKSLDNHIELAATPEETTARVMTMVTDPQRKRRSDPGDPDVCNVFTMHKIFSTEADVKEINIECRRAGIGCVDCKKRFAQNLNAHLAPFREKRSGLSENPDQVWNILVDGAARAKRIAAQTMIEVREAVGLP
- the dtd gene encoding D-aminoacyl-tRNA deacylase, with the translated sequence MRAVLQRVRRGRVSIEGETIAEIDRGLVILIGIGHEDSAEDARRLAEKCAALRIFEDDAGKTNLSVQDIEGQAIVISQFTLYADTRKGRRPSFTKAARPETAEPLVEIFAAHLRDYGVPTQTGVFGAHMLVDIENDGPSKIPKQLYSSIFEFRIL
- a CDS encoding prohibitin family protein encodes the protein MNIAYVIRALSTVSWLLFVGIVILAVVRAAQGRNMKSAPVMVIATLLFAIVLTTVSAGLVFIRPEQRGVVISALDPQGYKSEALQPGLRWVVPFAESVITYPISSQTYTMSIAPEEGQVQGDDSVAARTSDGQEVLIDASVIFAVDPEQVIDVHIQWQDRYDIDLVRAVSRGVIRDEASQYRVDEIVSAKRQELIQGIEAELSEQLQQNGLILRNFILRNIQFSPEYAASVEQKQIAEQQAQQAAFVVQQRAQEAEQARKVAEGQADANVIAAEGRAEARLIEAEAEAKALKMIADALRDNPDLLTFEYIQKLADQIRVMLVPNDNPFLLPLPSLEEEGAVTVPSTP
- the nadB gene encoding L-aspartate oxidase, whose product is MTPVRGDVLVIGCGIAGAATALRLAQDRKKKIIVITRAAEPEESNTRYAQGGIVSLGEGDSSDQLVEDILAAGAGLSLPSSARIIAEQGPELVRQLLIEYCGVSFDRTSDGGLAYGQEAAHTCPRILHVGDSTGKAIIRAMVAALNREPNVEIVPAATAVDLITFPHHASDPLTVYGTITCYGAYVFEQTTRSVHRYLAGKTILATGGLGRIFRHTTNPEGARGDGLAMAYRAGARVINAEYVQFHPTTLAVPGGEGFLISEAVRGEGGRLLTPAGDAFMQKYDPEWGDLAPRDVVSRAIHHEMIENGYDHVLLDIHSAMTAKAIRERFPTIHARCLDLGLDITRQPIPVVPAAHYFCGGVWTDEWAHTSVQNLYAVGEVACNGVHGANRLASTSLVDGLVWGVRAAKDIATTGAADNVKPDEVPRWEEAGLEEDADPALIWRDMRTIQHTMWHYVGLVRSTRRLARAMRDLNHLKEDIEVFYRTTRVNDALIGLRHSVQAALIIAAAAQHNRTSRGCHYRDDTKGTAAI